The Orrella daihaiensis genome contains the following window.
TTCGGCATGCTAGCCTGAATCCGGCACGCCATGCCATTCTGGACCCTGAGGCACTCACAACATTGCCAGCGCACGTAGCTGCCCATGCTGGCATGGATGCCTTTGTACATGCTCTCGAATCCTACACATCCAAACAAGCCAACCTGATGACTGATGCGCTGAACATGCAGGCTCTGGCATTGCTTAGCCACAACCTTAGAGACTTTGTTGCAGACCGATCAAATCGACAGGCCGGCCTTAATATGTTGGTAGGCTCCGCACTGACAGGAATGGCTTTCGGACAAACTGGCCTTGGAAATGTTCACTGCATGGCCCGGTTTATTGGCGCAAAACTGCACTTGTCGCACGGTCTATCAAATGCGCTTTGCCTGCCGGTTGTTGCACAATTCAATCAATCGGCTGCCACAAAAAAATATGCAGAGGTAGCACGTATTATGCAGGTGGCTTCAAGAAACGATACCGATGATGTGGCTGCTCAATTGGCGGTGAAGGCGATAACGACGCTCTGTCGGGATGTCGATATCCCCGGCTCACTACGAGAGGTTGGTGCAGACCGTGAGAGTTTTCCGGGAATGGCTGCTGACTGCGCGCAAGCCGGATACAACCGATGGAACCCCCGACAAACGACCGAAGCAGACTTCATAAAACTATTCGAAGCTGCGTTCTAGGCAGTTATTGCTCGCAATATCTGTTATTTCAGATCTTGGTCGGTAAGGGGTCAAGTTTAGGATAGGGCCCATCAACCACTTTGTAACGTGCAAGCAGCTGTTGACGAACCAAGCGGCGGCTGACTTTACCTTGAGGGTTGCGCGGCAACGTGTCGAGCTCCACATAGACTCTTGGTCGCTTGTGGCGTGACAGTGTGCCCACCAAGGCTTGAGCTTGCTGCTCCCAATTTCCAAAGGTGTTGCACGCCACAGCCACGATGATCTCACCCCAGTAGTCTGATGGCAGTGATGTCACGCATATTTGTATCGTCCCACCCAGGACCGAGAGGCATGCCTCAATCTCATCAGGATTAACACGGTAACCACCGGTCTTGATGACATCGGCCAAGCGTCCAGTCAGAACCAATCGACCACAAGCATCAAAATACCCCAAATCACCCGTTTGATGCCAACCATCAGGTTCATGAGGTGTGAATCCGTCTTTGGTCAACATACCAACAGACATGTGCGGCGCTCTGAGCCAAACCTCAGCATCCGTAGCCTCAGCGTCTTCAACACCGCTAGCTGATGGAACAAGCTTTAATTCAACCCCCGGTGCGGCAAACCCCACGCACGCTCCAGATACATCATCTGTACTCTTAAACAGAGATTCTGTTTGTTCTGGACTCAGAATCGTGATGGGGTTGACACACTCGGATTTACCGTAGGTGATACGCACCACCGGCCCGAACATGGCCTTGGCTCGACGATACATGGCCGATGTCAAAGGCTGTGTGCCGGTAAACACACACTTGATGTTCGGGAACGTGCGGCCTTCAAATAACGAGGTCAATTTGGCCAGAACAGTTGGTGGCGCAAAGACAGCGACAGTACTCGAATCGCCTAAATAACGCTCCAACTGTTCTTGCTGCACTCCATCTAACAAAATAACTTCGGCACCAAAATCACACCATGCGAAAGTCAACAATGACGAACCATGGATAAAAGGAGTCATCAATATGATTTTTTGGTCTACTTGCGGTCTAAAAGGCAAGGTAGCCTTGAGCAGTTGCTCGGCTATCCATCGACGGCCGTGACTGTAGACCACTCCTTTGGGCTTGCCCGTCGTACCCGAGGTGAACAAAATGCGGCCATTCAGATGGGCATCGATAGCGGGCAATATGCCGAACCCAACAAGATCATCCCGGGCACTGCCCTGCAGCATCCCTTCCGCATTAACTAAAATCGGTTCAAAACCAAGACTTCGGACTTGCTCTTCCCGTTCAGGCAGTGTGATGATGTACCGCGCACCAGACAGACTCATACACCACTGAATCTCTTCATCTGTACTTTTGTAGCTAATCAAAACCTCAGCGACGCCACTAGCACGCACCCCATACGAACAAACTACAGCGCAAACTTGATTCGGAAGCAAAATACCCAGAGGAACGCCTGGCTCCAACCTCGGTAGGTCTAGCAAATACCGGGCTAAAGAGTGTGCTCTAGAATGAAGCGATAAGTAACTTAGCTTATGCCCGACACCATCAAGCACAGCCACCGCATCGCCGTACTGGTCAGCTAGGCTTTTAAGGCTAGCTGACCAAGTTATGCCGCTTACTGCGGGCCCATCAAAAGATTGGGTAGCCACAATGAGATGATCGGAATATAGGTAACCACTAGCAGCATGATCACCATCAGACCGAAGAACGGCAATGTTCCTCGCAGCACTTGCGCAAGTGGAATTTTAGAAATGTTGCTGATCACAAACAGGTTTAAACCAACCGGAGGTGACATCAACGCCAATTCCATATTGATTACCAACATCACCCCGAAATGAATCGGATCAATTCCGAGCGGCTCAAGCAAAGGCAACACAATCGGCACCATGATGAGCAGAATCGAAAAGACTTCGAGGAACATACCGAGGAAGATCAAGATGATGTTGACAAACAACAGGAATTGCCAGGCCTGGATGTCCCACCGCTCCATTAAATCAAGTGTCTTTTGTGCAATGCCAGTTTCAACAATCAAGTGCCCAAAAGCCAGCGCCATTGCAATGATGATCATGATCGCAGCAGCATTGCGAACCGAGAAAGTCATCATCTTGAAAAAATCTCGAACTGCCACTCCCTTGTAGACAAACAGTGCCAGGATCATGGCAACGACCGCAGACAAGGCCGCTGTTTCGGTCAGTGTCACAAAGCCACCATATAAGCCACCGAGCACAATAAAAGGAACGGCTAAGGCTGGCAGCGCTGCAACAGTTTTCTGGATTTTGAACGCCATCGTGACCTCTTCGCGCTCAACGTAACCATGCTTCTTGCTAAACCGATAAACGTAAATACCCATAAGGAACGCAATCAGCAAGCCGGGCACCACACCACCAAGGAACAAGCGTGGAATGGAAGCATCTGCCAATACGCCATAAACAACGAATGCCAGGGACGGCGGGATCAGAATGCCAAGCGTACCAGCTGAGGCCAAGATACCACCTGCAAAACTTGGCTTGTAACCGTTGCGTAGCATCGCCGGTATCAAGATCGTTCCCATTGCGATGGCAGTAGCCACAGATGAACCACACATCGCCGCAAAAATGGCGCAGGTTGTGATGGAAACCAAGCCTAATCCGCCATGCAGTCGCCCGAGCCACGCAGTCACAGCATCAATGAGTGCCTTGGCAACACCGCCTCGTTCCATGAATGTAGCCGCAATCACGAAGTACGGGACCGCAAGCAAAGTCGGTGAATTCAATTCATCAATTATCTTTTGCGCCAGCGGTGTCAACGACCCATCGACCGCAAACACAATTCCAGCCGAGATGCCCATTGTCAAGTAAATAGGTATCCCGAGGAACAGCAACAAAACAAAAAGAGGTGTAATCATCCCAAGCATTTCAACCCTCCTTCAATGCAGTTAGCTTGCGTGAGAGTCGAACGAGGTACGCAATGCCCATGACCAAGCCACCTGCAGGCAGTGCGGCGAAATAAATCCACAGCGGTGTGCGGAACATGGTGGTCGACACATCACCGAACTCATGTGCCTGGTATGCAACTTCAAAACCGTAATAAACAATGACCACTGAAAAAATAACACCGAGGATATCGGAGAACCAGCCAACGGCTGTTTTTAATTTGGGTGGGAACATATTGACGAAAAAGTCCGACTTCACATGCCGATCCATTAACGTCAATGTCCCTAATGAGAGAAACACGGCCCAGATCATCATGTACACCTGAAACTCTTCCACGAAATCGAGGATGAAATCTGGCGCAAAGAGACGAGCAACTACGTTGTAAGCGCACAAAAACAGAGCAAGAAAAGCAAGGCCTCCCACAACGGTAGATTCCAGAAAGCTGGAGGGCGGTACCTCATGAGCTTCCGCCTGAAGATCTTCCTCTGCTTTTTGACGCAAAGACTCGTAGACTTTACTCGTTGTCCCTTCCGACTGGGTCGTGTTCTCAATTTGCATGATGCTTCCTTAGAACTTCACGCCAGAAGCTTTCAGGTTGTTGTAGGCTTGCTGAGCAACGTCAGGATCAATTTTCATATCTTTGATTAGCCCATCCTGAATCGTCATGAGCTCTGCACGTGCAGCATCGATTTGGGCCGTCGTGGGCACAATCACTTGTAGGCCGTTGGCGATTAGCTCTTTTTTGGCCTCCTCTTGGGCACCTAGGGCCTTGTCGCGCTGCCACTTAACAGCAACATCCCAAGCTTCCAAAATGGCCTTTTGAATATTTGCCGGTTGAGCGTCCCAGAAATTCTGACGGATCATCGGAACATACTGGTTCAACTGGTTGTTGTCTTCAAAGCCGAACTTCATACCCGAGTCCATCAGCTTGGACGAGCGTGAGCTTTCATAAGTAGTTAGCAACCCGTCCATCACGCCCTGGCTCATAGCGAGTGGAACGTCTGGCCAGGGAACCAAGATACCAACACCACCGAGCTTATTGACTCGAGCGGCGTTACCCGTCCCGCCAGGATAGCGAATCTTCTTACCTTTGTATGTTTGGTAATCGATAGGCTGACTCACGCCGAAGGTGTTCTGCATACCAAGCAACATCCAAGGGCCAGGAATTTTGACGCGCAGACGTTCTTCAAACTTCTTGTTCAGAAATTGTCCAAGATCGCCGTCCATTAATCCAATGACCTTGCTCGGCTCTACACCGTAAAACATTGGCAAACTCAAGAGCGCAGCGTTGGGCTCGGAGGCATCGAGCTGCCATGTGCCGGGAACCCCCATTTCCACGGAATTCTGGCGTAATGCACGGGGAATATCACGATCACGGAAGAGCTGACCGCTTGGATACAGTTCAATGTCGAAGTGATTGCCCGTGCGCTTTTTGAGCTCTTCGATGAACAACTCAACGCCGAGGTTGCGAACATGAGTTGGGTTGGTGTCGAGCGCGATACGCATCTTTTCAGCAGCAGATGCTGGCCCCACCATCATGACAGCTGCCATAGCGGTGATAGCGGATGCTAATAATTTTTTGTGTAACTTCATTCTGGTGTCTCCTTAGTTTTAGTGCCTAACTGAAGATCAAAAAAACACAGCCATCCGACTCTAACGAATGGCTAAGTGTCTGTAAAGAAAGTATTGCGTTCCTCCTGTAGAAATTTGGGAAAACCCCGATAAAACGAGATTCATCCTCGTTATTACAAACTAGTCAATTAGCAAATAAACCTCTGACTGATGGCATCGCTTCTAAGTGCTGCAGTCGGCCGTATAGCTCATCGGCGCTCAACTCCAACTTGGCGCCGGACCGCACACCCGTCTCAACGCAATCGACGAACTTGGCTCTAAGTGCTTGCGATGTCATAGGGTTTAAAGCATTGCCCAAGGGAAATCTGATGTCACCGCTATCGATGACTTGGCCAGAATTCAACCTAATCTGGACACGATCATTTAGCGCGAATGCGGGCTCTAGCGGACAGGGCTCGTGATTGATGACTGTATGCACCTTTTGAAACTGGTCCTGAACACAATCTTGCAGAACAAACTCGTCAGTTAACTGGCGCAAACCGACCTCCCGGTCAACAAGAGCACTAGCAACAGCAAACTCAATACTGAACTTCGCCTCAAGTGCAGTTTGGGGTTGGTGATTACGCAACATGGATGCCTGGGCAGGCCCCATGGTGACCGTAATATCTGAAATTTCATTGGGGTTCAAATCATGCTCACTTGCCAACATCAGAGTGCCATCAATTGCACGATGGCAGGAATAGCAGACCGGATAGCGCTTGATTGATAACCCGTATTCCAAAATACGCGGTACTCGACCAAGTTGCTCGACAGCACTCGTGGTATCAACATCACCTGCTATGGAGAGTGCCCGCAAAAAACCGGCATGATGCTCAAACACATCGTCCGTTGCCGTCATTCCCAGCTTGGCTAACTGAATCGCTTCGATGGCATTTGAAGCCGCCCTACCAGCATGAAACGGCTTGGTCATTGTTCCAAAATTAGCGACCAACCCAGATGCCATACTGGCCGCAATGGCCATGGCCCGAGCGCTTAACGATGAATCTAGGCGATACAAGTATGCCAACGCAGCGGCACACGCAACTGTTCCCATTACACCGGTAGGATGCCATCCTTTCAGGTGATATTTACCCGGCTCGCGACCAATCAGCTCAGCCCAAACCTCATAACCAACCGCATAAGCGTCTAGCGCATCTTGTCCCGATACGTCAAGAACGTGTCCCTGGGCCAATATGGCCGGCACAAGTACAGTACTTGGATGACCCGATAGGGCAACATCATCATAATCAAGCGCATGCGCTGCTGCGCCATTAATGCACGCAGCCTGAGCAGCTGACTTTTCTAGTCGGGCGAAGGGTATTGGCGCAAGATCACCGCTAACCGCGTGCGCATAATGCTCCAACAAAACCTTCACAACCGGCTCGCTTGAGCCGGCCATCATCGTTCCGACAGTATCAATAAAACCAGTTTTTGCAACTTCGCGAACCTTGCCCGTATTTTCTGCAAAGTCCGGTCGAGCCACAAATTGCGCAATCGACTCGGTCAAGGTACTCATTTAGCCACTCCTTATGACGTGATCGCTAAAACGATCGTGGCATACCTAAAATATGTTCGCCTATGTATGACAGAACCAAATTGGTTGATATCGGTGCAATTTGAAACAGACGGGTTTCGCGCCACTTGCGTTCGACGTCATATTCACGGGCATAGCCGAATCCGCCATGGTTCTGTAAACAAGCCTCTGCAGCGTGCCAACACGCTTCGGAAGCCAGCAACTTACCCATGTTGGCATCATCGCCGCATGGCAAACCAGCATCGAATTTGGCAGCCGCCCGGCGCAATACCATATCGGCTGCTTGGGTCTCAGCGTAAGCACGAGCAACAGGAAACTGAACAGCTTGGTTTTGCCCAATCGGGCGATCAAAGACTCGACGCTCATTGACGTAATCAACTGATTTCTTGGTAAACCAGCGAGCATCACCAATCGCTTCGGCTGAGACTAGGATACGCTCGGCATTCATGCCATCCAGAATGTAGCGAAAGCCCTTGCCTTCCTGCCCTATCAGGCTACTAAAGGGAATACGCAAATTGTCAAAAAACACTTCTGTGGTGTTGTGATTGACCATTGCTTTAAGAGGGCGGATATCGAGTCCTTTATTTCGCGCTTCCCGGATATCAATCAGAAATACTGACAGCCCCTCACTTTTCTTGTTGACTTCCTCCAGTGGAGTTGTTCGGGCCAACAACAACATCAAATCGGAATACAGGGCTCTGGAGGTCCACACCTTTTGACCGTTAATGACATACTCGTCACCATCCCGAACAGCACGGGTTTTCAGTTTCGTTGTGTCCGTACCAGATGTCGGCTCCGTCACGCCAAACGCTTGCAACCGTAGTCGACCCGCTGCAATGTCGGGCAAGTATTGTTTTTTTTGTTCCTCGCTTCCGTGGCGCAGAACCGTACCCATGGTGTACATCTGTGCGTGACAGGCGCCAGCGCTGCAGCCACTGGCGTGTATTTCCTCGAGGATCACCATGGCTGCACGCAACGGCATCCCACTGCCACCATACTCCTCTGGAATCAGTGCACCCAAGAATCCAGCGTCAGTTAAGGCCTGGACGAACTCGCTGGGATATCCCTCTCTTTCTTCGAGTTCACGCCAATAGCTTCCAGGAAAGTCCTCACACACCCTTCTGACGCTCTCACGGATTTCCGAATAATCCTCGCCGCAACTGACAACGAGGTCATTAATGTCCTGCATGCTTGTCCCCTGCACTTTTTTAGTAGGATCAATCATCAAGCATCGCTAGGCAGCGAATTGGGCTTGACCGACAGAAACATAATTCTTGGGAAGCCCAGCTTTGGCCAGTGCACCCTGCATGGGAATATCCGGTAACGTCTGCTCGATGATTTGTCGCACTTGAACTAATTTCTGCAAATCGACACCTGTGTCAAAACCCATCGAATCGAGCATGAAACAGAGGTCTTCCATGACGATGTTGCCAGTCGCACCGGGCGCAAATGGACAACCTCCCAGACCAGCAAGTGACGCATCAAAGGCTCGTATCCCACAATCAAGGGCAGCACTCACATTAGCCAATCCCGTGCCCCGCGTATCGTGAAAGTGTGCCGCTACCGGCACCGAACCAACCGCGGAAAGCACAGCTTGAAAGACTTCCCGAACCTGCTTTGGATCTGCATAGCCAACGGTATCTGCTACCACGAGTTCATCTGCACCAGCCTTAACGAGCGCTTGGGCGCAATGAACAACGTCAGCCACGTTGATCTTGCCTTCATAGGAGCAGCCCAGGGCGGTTGACAAGCCACCGGTGATAATAGGCTGACTATTCTTGGGTTGTTCTCGAATTAAGCGAACGATTTGTTCAAAGTCAGCAATCGACTCTTCTCGCTCACGGCGCACGTTCTTCAAATTATGTGTTCGACTGACTGACATCACAAAATTCAGCTTCTTGACACCCAATTCGAGACCGCGTTGCGCGCCTTTCATGTTGGGTATGAGCGCTGACACCATTAGGTTGGGCACATCCAAGGCGCCAGCAGTCACTTCAGCCGCATCCGCAAACTGCGGAATAAGTTTGGGTGGCACATAAGATGTCACTTCAATCTCTGGTACGCCAGCAGCAGCCTCGGCAGCAATCCATCTCAGCTTGCTATCTGTCGGCATAAACGTAGGATGAATTTGCAATCCATCTCTTAACCCTACTTCTCTAACGATGACTTTTTCCGTCATTTTTTCCCCCGCCTGTTGGCACGCCTGAAGTGCCTTACTTACCCTGAAATTTTGGTGCTCGTTTCTCATTGAAGGCTAGAACGCCTTCCATCCTGTCTTCGGTATCAATCAAATGGTTATAAGCCTCAACCTCGAATCGCAATGCCGTGCGTAGTTCCATTTGCCCGCCGTAACGGATCGACTTTTTAACTTGTCGCACTGACAATGGCGCATTTGAGGCAATTACCTTGGCTGTCTCTAGCGCTTTGGCAAGCACTTGGTCATGCTCAAAAACTGCGTTTACCAGGCCCCATTCAAAAGCTTGCTGCGACTGAAATGGCCGACCAGTCATGATGATTTCTTTAGCTCGCCGCTCGCCGATGGCGCGGGGTAAATTTTGCGTACCACCAGCACCTGGCATAATGCCCAGCGTCACTTCGGTTAAAGCGAACCTCGCATTTTCGCTGGCATAAATAAAGTCGCAAGACAAAGCCAGCTCCAAGCCGCCAGCATATGCATGCCCGTTAACCGCAGCAATGATCGGCAGCGGCAAATCAACCAGTGTCCAATACATGCGTTCGAAAAGCTCGTGCTGCAGCGTCCATTGACGCTTTGTCATGCCGTTGCGCTCTTTTAAATCACCACCAGCACAAAAGATTCGATCACCAGCGCCGGTGAGGACGACGCATCGGACATCATCAGGATCAGCTGTCAGTCGATTCCATAAATCAAGCAGATCATGTCCGGTCTGCGTATTAATGGCATTACCGACCTGCGGCCTGTTTAGAGTGACCTGCAAAATGTGGTCACCCAGCAATTCAGTTGCAATTGTTTCGTACGAAGGTAGCGCCAACATGCTCAAAGGTTCCCCTGCAGTAGATGGTTGTGCTCGCCAAGTTTTGGAGGAGCGGCGTAAGGCGCAGGACGTTGACCGTCAAAACTGATCGGCAGTCCAAGAAACTTCATTTGCGTTCCTGGCACATCCTGTACCAAACCCAAGGCCTGGGTTTGAGGGTGATCCAACATCTGAGCCAAATTATTCACTGGTGCGCATGGGATACCTGCAGCGTCCAAAAGCTGCTCCCAATGCTCGGTCGACTGTTGCGCAATTAGCGGGTCGATCAATGCATAGAGCTCGACCTGATTCTTAACCCGGTTAGGGTTGTCGATGAATCTCGGATCCTCAGCCCATCGCTCATGCCCAAGCACACTCGCCAATGCTCTAAAAAGCTTGTCACTGCCGGCCGCGATCACCAACTCGCCATCAAGCGTCTTGTAACCTTTATAGGGCACGATACCCGATGCGCCTGATCCTTGACGCTGCGCCAGTTCACCACTAGCCAAATATTGAGAAGCCAGCAGGGAAACCCAGCAACTCGCTGTCTCAAAAAGCGATACGTCCACCACTCGGCCTCGGCCGGTTTGAACACGTTCGAGCACAGCCGCCAAGGCGCCGATGACAGCCCACATGCCAGTGCCCATATCCACCAAAGAAGCACCCACGCGTACTGCCGGCCTTCCTGGCTCACCGGTGGTACTCATAATTCCACCGAAAGCCTGCATGAGTGGATCGTAGCCAGGCTTCTCTTTCAATGGACCTACGCGCCCGAACGCACCGAGGTTGCAATAAATCAGGGCAGGCTTTTTCTGAAGCAACGTTGCCCCATCAATACCCAGCTTTTCGACCTGTCCAGGCCTCAAATTCTGAATGACAATGTCGGCATGCTCAACGATAAATTCAACCAAAGCAGCCACTTCCTGAGGCTGCCGTAAATCACAAACCACAGATAGTTTGTTGCGATTAAGCGCCTGAAAGTAGGCCGAAGCACCCTCCCAGAACGGCGGCCCCCAACCACGAGCATCATCTCCGGCCGGCTTCTCAACCTTAATGAGACGGGCACCGAGTTCACTAAAAATTTGTCCGGCAAACGGCGCTGCTACGCTGTTGCTGATTTCAACAACAGTAAGATTTGCAAACGGGGCTACTGCTAAGTGGCGATCCGTTGTATCTTTGGCAAATTCAGTCATATTGTTTGGTTGCTTGACTTTACGCTTATGCGAACATTGTACGGACAAAGCAAGCTTTGCCAAGTGGTTTTTTAT
Protein-coding sequences here:
- a CDS encoding CaiB/BaiF CoA transferase family protein — encoded protein: MTEFAKDTTDRHLAVAPFANLTVVEISNSVAAPFAGQIFSELGARLIKVEKPAGDDARGWGPPFWEGASAYFQALNRNKLSVVCDLRQPQEVAALVEFIVEHADIVIQNLRPGQVEKLGIDGATLLQKKPALIYCNLGAFGRVGPLKEKPGYDPLMQAFGGIMSTTGEPGRPAVRVGASLVDMGTGMWAVIGALAAVLERVQTGRGRVVDVSLFETASCWVSLLASQYLASGELAQRQGSGASGIVPYKGYKTLDGELVIAAGSDKLFRALASVLGHERWAEDPRFIDNPNRVKNQVELYALIDPLIAQQSTEHWEQLLDAAGIPCAPVNNLAQMLDHPQTQALGLVQDVPGTQMKFLGLPISFDGQRPAPYAAPPKLGEHNHLLQGNL
- a CDS encoding enoyl-CoA hydratase/isomerase family protein, producing MLALPSYETIATELLGDHILQVTLNRPQVGNAINTQTGHDLLDLWNRLTADPDDVRCVVLTGAGDRIFCAGGDLKERNGMTKRQWTLQHELFERMYWTLVDLPLPIIAAVNGHAYAGGLELALSCDFIYASENARFALTEVTLGIMPGAGGTQNLPRAIGERRAKEIIMTGRPFQSQQAFEWGLVNAVFEHDQVLAKALETAKVIASNAPLSVRQVKKSIRYGGQMELRTALRFEVEAYNHLIDTEDRMEGVLAFNEKRAPKFQGK
- a CDS encoding hydroxymethylglutaryl-CoA lyase; protein product: MTEKVIVREVGLRDGLQIHPTFMPTDSKLRWIAAEAAAGVPEIEVTSYVPPKLIPQFADAAEVTAGALDVPNLMVSALIPNMKGAQRGLELGVKKLNFVMSVSRTHNLKNVRREREESIADFEQIVRLIREQPKNSQPIITGGLSTALGCSYEGKINVADVVHCAQALVKAGADELVVADTVGYADPKQVREVFQAVLSAVGSVPVAAHFHDTRGTGLANVSAALDCGIRAFDASLAGLGGCPFAPGATGNIVMEDLCFMLDSMGFDTGVDLQKLVQVRQIIEQTLPDIPMQGALAKAGLPKNYVSVGQAQFAA
- the dctP gene encoding TRAP transporter substrate-binding protein DctP, producing MKLHKKLLASAITAMAAVMMVGPASAAEKMRIALDTNPTHVRNLGVELFIEELKKRTGNHFDIELYPSGQLFRDRDIPRALRQNSVEMGVPGTWQLDASEPNAALLSLPMFYGVEPSKVIGLMDGDLGQFLNKKFEERLRVKIPGPWMLLGMQNTFGVSQPIDYQTYKGKKIRYPGGTGNAARVNKLGGVGILVPWPDVPLAMSQGVMDGLLTTYESSRSSKLMDSGMKFGFEDNNQLNQYVPMIRQNFWDAQPANIQKAILEAWDVAVKWQRDKALGAQEEAKKELIANGLQVIVPTTAQIDAARAELMTIQDGLIKDMKIDPDVAQQAYNNLKASGVKF
- a CDS encoding acyl-CoA dehydrogenase family protein, which produces MQDINDLVVSCGEDYSEIRESVRRVCEDFPGSYWRELEEREGYPSEFVQALTDAGFLGALIPEEYGGSGMPLRAAMVILEEIHASGCSAGACHAQMYTMGTVLRHGSEEQKKQYLPDIAAGRLRLQAFGVTEPTSGTDTTKLKTRAVRDGDEYVINGQKVWTSRALYSDLMLLLARTTPLEEVNKKSEGLSVFLIDIREARNKGLDIRPLKAMVNHNTTEVFFDNLRIPFSSLIGQEGKGFRYILDGMNAERILVSAEAIGDARWFTKKSVDYVNERRVFDRPIGQNQAVQFPVARAYAETQAADMVLRRAAAKFDAGLPCGDDANMGKLLASEACWHAAEACLQNHGGFGYAREYDVERKWRETRLFQIAPISTNLVLSYIGEHILGMPRSF
- a CDS encoding MmgE/PrpD family protein — encoded protein: MSTLTESIAQFVARPDFAENTGKVREVAKTGFIDTVGTMMAGSSEPVVKVLLEHYAHAVSGDLAPIPFARLEKSAAQAACINGAAAHALDYDDVALSGHPSTVLVPAILAQGHVLDVSGQDALDAYAVGYEVWAELIGREPGKYHLKGWHPTGVMGTVACAAALAYLYRLDSSLSARAMAIAASMASGLVANFGTMTKPFHAGRAASNAIEAIQLAKLGMTATDDVFEHHAGFLRALSIAGDVDTTSAVEQLGRVPRILEYGLSIKRYPVCYSCHRAIDGTLMLASEHDLNPNEISDITVTMGPAQASMLRNHQPQTALEAKFSIEFAVASALVDREVGLRQLTDEFVLQDCVQDQFQKVHTVINHEPCPLEPAFALNDRVQIRLNSGQVIDSGDIRFPLGNALNPMTSQALRAKFVDCVETGVRSGAKLELSADELYGRLQHLEAMPSVRGLFAN
- a CDS encoding TRAP transporter large permease is translated as MITPLFVLLLFLGIPIYLTMGISAGIVFAVDGSLTPLAQKIIDELNSPTLLAVPYFVIAATFMERGGVAKALIDAVTAWLGRLHGGLGLVSITTCAIFAAMCGSSVATAIAMGTILIPAMLRNGYKPSFAGGILASAGTLGILIPPSLAFVVYGVLADASIPRLFLGGVVPGLLIAFLMGIYVYRFSKKHGYVEREEVTMAFKIQKTVAALPALAVPFIVLGGLYGGFVTLTETAALSAVVAMILALFVYKGVAVRDFFKMMTFSVRNAAAIMIIIAMALAFGHLIVETGIAQKTLDLMERWDIQAWQFLLFVNIILIFLGMFLEVFSILLIMVPIVLPLLEPLGIDPIHFGVMLVINMELALMSPPVGLNLFVISNISKIPLAQVLRGTLPFFGLMVIMLLVVTYIPIISLWLPNLLMGPQ
- a CDS encoding class I adenylate-forming enzyme family protein, translating into MATQSFDGPAVSGITWSASLKSLADQYGDAVAVLDGVGHKLSYLSLHSRAHSLARYLLDLPRLEPGVPLGILLPNQVCAVVCSYGVRASGVAEVLISYKSTDEEIQWCMSLSGARYIITLPEREEQVRSLGFEPILVNAEGMLQGSARDDLVGFGILPAIDAHLNGRILFTSGTTGKPKGVVYSHGRRWIAEQLLKATLPFRPQVDQKIILMTPFIHGSSLLTFAWCDFGAEVILLDGVQQEQLERYLGDSSTVAVFAPPTVLAKLTSLFEGRTFPNIKCVFTGTQPLTSAMYRRAKAMFGPVVRITYGKSECVNPITILSPEQTESLFKSTDDVSGACVGFAAPGVELKLVPSASGVEDAEATDAEVWLRAPHMSVGMLTKDGFTPHEPDGWHQTGDLGYFDACGRLVLTGRLADVIKTGGYRVNPDEIEACLSVLGGTIQICVTSLPSDYWGEIIVAVACNTFGNWEQQAQALVGTLSRHKRPRVYVELDTLPRNPQGKVSRRLVRQQLLARYKVVDGPYPKLDPLPTKI
- a CDS encoding TRAP transporter small permease, with translation MQIENTTQSEGTTSKVYESLRQKAEEDLQAEAHEVPPSSFLESTVVGGLAFLALFLCAYNVVARLFAPDFILDFVEEFQVYMMIWAVFLSLGTLTLMDRHVKSDFFVNMFPPKLKTAVGWFSDILGVIFSVVIVYYGFEVAYQAHEFGDVSTTMFRTPLWIYFAALPAGGLVMGIAYLVRLSRKLTALKEG
- a CDS encoding iron-containing alcohol dehydrogenase, whose product is MTTTNLTIASFFCPTTVHIGAGAARNLTNILEKFHATRVFIFVDDALKTAPFMRNVENDLKKASIKTSTFTGIEPDPSATTVESAYHLAQAFSPHVLLAVGGGSTIDVAKAVGILLTNGGKIHDYEGIEQFNIPALPLVAVPTTAGTGSEVSGSCVITDDKQNRKMSIRHASLNPARHAILDPEALTTLPAHVAAHAGMDAFVHALESYTSKQANLMTDALNMQALALLSHNLRDFVADRSNRQAGLNMLVGSALTGMAFGQTGLGNVHCMARFIGAKLHLSHGLSNALCLPVVAQFNQSAATKKYAEVARIMQVASRNDTDDVAAQLAVKAITTLCRDVDIPGSLREVGADRESFPGMAADCAQAGYNRWNPRQTTEADFIKLFEAAF